CCCACTGCAGCTGCAGCTGGTCGGCACTGCAAACATAGTCGCACGAATAACGCGCTGTTTTGTCTTTTTCATTTTCACTGCAGAGGGGAACGAAATAATTGCTGGGAAATTATTATGTTTTCGAAGGTACGTTTATAATGTACTCATGCTAGCTACTACTACCATTCTTTCGAGTGACAGCATGGGCATCACGCTGTCAGCCGGAACGAACCAGGAGAGCAAATGTAAAACACCTGAAACGAATAATACAAATTGGAATACAACACACGCGGCAGCATCTTCCTGGTCTTCGTCATTCCAGCTTCTCCAGTTCACCCATTCGCTCAATTATTGCCTGAAAAAAATGAAAGAGGTGTTGATCATCTTAATTCGTTATCTATGCTTAGTAAACGAACAAAAAAGAGACCGCACTCAGATATCCTGAGGACTGTTTGTAATAATTTTGAATGGGTCAATCAATATCCTAATTCTTACTAATAACCATACAAAAAAATATTATCCAATAATCTCTACAGAAGGTACAATGTTGGTTATCTACATTTCAGCTCAGTGCTCAGTGCTCACTGAAACATACCTAAGTGTAGTGAAACCAACATTCTAGAGCTTCTTACATCAAGGTGAAACTGAACATTCAGAGATATCAAGGGGAAGTAATGAAGTGTACAGCCGAAGCAGTGTACATGGCATTTCTCCTCTCAGCTTTCTGTTCCGTTCTTTGTATTGTACATGGCATTTCTGGTTTCTTGTAATGAGTAATGACTACGCAGTTAACGCCCTGTACCTAATATTCTTTATCAGTGCAATAGCATGCAGACGCAACTCTCCAGCAAGTTCGGGAAAAAAATACTTGTTCTGGTTATGTGTTACTGGTTAGAGTGGAGAACAAAGCCACATCAACAACTAGGTCTGAAAAATGGAAATAACAAAATCTAGAAAAACAAAACAATGTTGGACCTTAATGTATTTAGTTTTACTCCACTCTAATGCATTTTTTCCATCAACTGAATTAAGAAAGCAGTTAAGTAAATGTAACCCGATCATCAGTTCTGACGTGTCGCAAGCAAAATTCCAAAGAGCTAGCTCAGAAATAAAGACAGCTAAACCAGGGACAGCAGAAACTGTGACATACATTTATCATACACAGAAACTGTATATGTATGATACTGTTGGTTCTGGCAAAAAATACTACAAAAAAGACAGAAAATTATGTTACCTTTTTGCTTGTTTCTTGCAGCTCCCCAGCAAGAATAAATTCATCTAGTATCAGGTAAACCTTCAAGGTAAACAGAAAAATAAGGATCACTAATTTTACAACTATTGATAGCATCATAGACAGAGGTTCATAAAAGGCGTAACTACGTGTTTGGTTTTTAGTCTGCTGATCCTGAAAAACTATTTATTGCCACCCAGATGAAACCATATGAAAATGTGAACTATTACTTGCAATATTAAATCTGAACTAGTTATTGTTAGCACTAGTCTGATACGAGTATGGTACAAAGCAACACAAGATACATGTGTGGAGATTTTTTTAGGGGGGTAGAGAAGAGTATAAACAACTTCACTGGTTAATCAAACCGTATGTTTCATGGAAAACCCAAAGATGGATCACAATTGTGCTACAAGCAAAGAATATTATAAGGTAACAAGGAAAAGAAAGAATCTGTACCTTGtgaaaattaaacactaaatcgAGCTCACAAACATTGCTAAAGAAATGGTCCAATATCTCGACAAACAAGTGAATGCATTCCAAGTATGCCAATTCATTATCAGTTATGTCCACACATATTGAAAAAAACAGTCCAGCATATCTCCTGTAGATAACTTTGTGTGTGCGAAACTGCATAAGAAAAATTACAGATTAGTACCAAAAGTCAAAGTAATAGAAGAATTCAGAACTCAGTGGTTAGGTCCACATGGtccaataataataaatattttaGTCAGAGATAGATTTTATAGAGTCCACTACAAGGTAGTATAACACTAATTCATGCAGTAGTCATATTGAAAGCTTCAAAACTAACCTGCtacaacaacaataacaaggaagTCTTTTAGTCCAAGCAAGTTGGTATAGACTAGAGTTGAGGTTCAGGCATGTGGATAATTGTTTTCCATACGCTTCAAGGCTAAATCTTTAGGCACATTCTAACCAAGTCTCCTTTTACTAACTCTCCTCATGTAAACATCAGTCTTCTCCTATCTCTCTTACCATTACTACCGTATCTTAGAATCTCACTATGCACTGGTGCCTCTATATATCTCTACTGGACATGTCCAAATTATCTCAACTAGTGTTGAATAAGTTTTTTTTTCCAATTGGTGCTAGTCCTAGCTTATCATATACATATCATGCGTTCCGAACTTGATACCTTCTTATATGGCCACAAATCCAACGCAATAAATGCATTTCCACAATAATTATCTGCTAtacatgtaatcttttttatatcaacattttggaccatacaACATAGCATGTCTAATCATCATCGATCATCCTATAAAGCTTTCCTTTTAGCTTCTGTGGTACTCTCATCACATATAACATCAGATGCTTGACACAATTTCATCCACCTtgctttgattctatggctaacatcttcatcaatatccaTGGTCTCTCTAAAGCATTGATCCTAAATATCAAAATGTATCTTTTCTGGGCACTACTTAACCTTTCAAGGATAATCGACCTGAGTAGTTTGTGGAGAGCAGATGCACCACATGCTATTCTCCTTTGCCACCGACTATAAGTCTGTAACCCTACGGACATATGACTAGCACTCTCAAATACACATGCATCAGCGTGAGCATGGAAATTTGATATGACAGGCTCATGGTTATAACTTAGATGAAAAGAAAGAGATGTGCTTAGAAGCGTAAAATTTTCTCAGTCATCAATAATTCTATCATCAACATAGAACACGGCCTACCACACCAGATACTATCTCCAGACTACGGTAGTGTGCTTTTTGCCCAAGGAATATTAGATATAGTGAATATCACACAATAAGAAATGAAAAGTACTTATAGTTTttttcacatgactttaatttttTTCAATCTTTTTAAATCAGACATCATGATAGACTCCATTTGCTATCTCCTTCTCCCCCTGAAATTaataaatgaaacattatgaaaACAAACAGAAGTTACTCATGTTAAATATGTCCCTGTATGTATATCTAGTATTCATGAATATCGTGTTGCCTGATCAATAGTCCTCAAATTTGATCAACTTTAGGAAGACAAGCAAGTTGCCAACAATACCTTCAAATAGCAAAGTAACAGGTTGATGCAATAGACCAAGAACACAATAATGTTGGATAACGAGATGTATTCTCAAATCAACCTAATAGGCATTAGGTAATAGCCTTGATAAAAAAAATATGGTAAGACTGATTGAAAGAATTTATTATAACAACAAAGATCATGCACTCTGCTCACATAACTCAACGTCTGTAAATTTACTCTTAGATTCCCCATTCTGAACCACATAATCACTTCCGTGTAACCAATATTTACAACACAAGTCCTTAGTTCTCGATCAGCATCTCAGATATCTGCTCGACTCCCACACTCTGctgtcatgggcatcatagggagtGGTCACTCATGGGGGCCGCACCTATGCGCGCCAAAAGCGAGAGGCCGCAGGgggcgctggcagcagcgcgcgcaaggaaGGCATGGCAAAGGAAAGCACGCGCAAGGAAGGCATAGCAAAGGAAAGCGCGCGCAAGGAAGGCATGGCAAAGGAAAGTGTGACTGATTTGGTGGCTAAATTGATAGACCTAAATTGTAGGGGAGATAATTCCAATTAGTCACTTGCCTAATTAGTGGTTGCCTAGTTGGTCAACCGGTGGCCTATATATAGGCCTGTACGCAGGAGACAAAGGAATAAGGAATatattatcaaaccaatctctctctcttgcaatgactCTCAAGCGCCTatggctgctaccctagaaccaagcctgcggcagagagtataacctcgccggagaagacagctatccccatggaccATGATAGCTGGTATCAGAACCAGGttatcctcaccaccaccagccgcccatccctcaccaccaccagccgccgcgCCATCAGCCGCCGCAACGCCCTCCCACCCGCCCTCTCCAACTCCAGATGCATTCACTCGGCTCGAAGAGAGTTTTCGCCGTTTCGCAGAGCAGTGGGATCAGTTCGTTGTGATGTTCCACCGCTacaaggagaagacagagaagAAACTCCAAGCAGCGGTGTGGCTTCAGACGGTAGCGCGAGGGTTCCTGGCACGCCGCCAGGTACAGTCCCTTCGTGGGGAGAAGCACCTTGTTGTGGCCTCCAGGGCCACCCCACGGCCGTCATCACATGAGCAGGTCCTAGTGCGCCTGCAAGCCGCAGTGCGCGGCTTCCTTGTTAGGCGGGCGGTGCGGAAGCTGCACATGCTAATCAGCTCATCGCTGCACCAACTCGCAGCCTGCGCGCCCAACCATCAGGTCTCGTCTATACTTTTTGACCCCCCTGCAGAAGTCGAGATCTGGGTATGCAGCCCCCCTGCACGGCCAAAGAGGGTCGTCTCCTTCATTCGGGCACCTGCCTTGGTGCTGGACAGACCCAACATAAGAACGGGCTAGTTCCTCCACCTTTCATCCAACGTGAAGGCCGCAGTTCAGCTCTTTCCTTGGGATCCAGGAGGACATAGTGCAGTTCAAATTAATATTTTAGTTCCACAACTATTTTGTATTTTCGTCTTAAATAATAAAGGTAAGCCGAGATCTAAAAGGCTTAACCTTAAGTCGTGTCAGGTAAGTCtatggcagctcgaggacgagctggtcctcaagggagggggagatgtcatgggcatcatagggagcggtCACTCATGTGGGGCCGCACCTATGCGCGCCAAAAGCGATAGGCCGCAGGGGGCActggcagcagcgcgcgcaaggaaGGCATGGCAAAGGAAAGCGCGCGCAAGGAAGGCATGGCAAAGGAAAGTGACTAATTTGGTGGCTAAATTGATAGACCTAAATTGTAGGGGAGATAATTCCAATTAGTCACTTGCCTAATTAGTGGTTGCCTAGTTGGTCAACCGGTGGCCTATATATAGGCATGTACGCAGGAGACAAAGGAATAAGGAATATATTATCAAACCAATATCTCTCTTGCAATGACTCTCAAGCGTCTAGGGCTGCTACCctgaaccaagcctgcggcagagggtataacctcgccggagaagacagttatccccatggaccgaaggtccatgacagCACTCTGCTCACACCAATATTTCCTTAATTCCTTTACAACATGTCCCCGATAGCAGTTGCAAACAAAACAAGTGTCCGTCCCTACGTTCCCACTGAATCCACCTCCCATAACTTCAACTACACGATGCCACGATCTTCATAACCACTTCTATCACAAATTCCCATAGATAAAACCTCATAGCCCCTCTCATATTCAGATTCAGAAGTTGCAAAATATGATATGAAGAATTTAGAGGGAATAAGGAACACGATTACCTCGACGAAGTTGGTGAACTTAGGGTCCCGATTGACCACGAGCCGGTGTACCTGCAAACCAGCAAGAAAccaaatcaagaaaaggagaaaacagAACAGAAAATCAAGAACCGAGCCGAACCAGCACCACTGATTCGTACGTCTCTTACCTCGTATTCAACCTTGTGCTTTTCCGAGTCCTCGAGCGGGACGTAATACTTGGCCAGTCGAGTCTTCCCCTGCCGGTTCTGCAGCAGGATGAAGCGGATCTGCGCCGCCCCAACCCAAGAACACGGAAATGTTAGTCAGATCCGATTGGATGCTAACCGTGAGAGCGCGTGGACAGTCGAATCGATTGGGCGCGAGTTACCATGCCGCAATCAGATCGATAATCCTGCAAGGTCTCGGGTTGATCCGGTCAGCAATTCGGACCGGGTAGAGAAGCAGGAACGCCGGCCGTGGTTTTCCGGTCACCTGTGGCGCTGACAGATGAGCTGATTGCTATTTTGGGTTTATGGAATGTGGTTCTATTTTCTCTCATCTTCAACATGGGCTTCTACATTATGCAACTTTTTTTATTCTTTTGTTTTTCTCCGTTTGACATTTCAAAGCTACCTTTTGCTTATGAAATTGCTCGCACGTTATTAAGGGGGTGGTTGGTATCATAGTTTCATCAAGATCTGATGTTGGACGCTGGTTATAAataaatattaaatatagtctaattattaAACTAATTATataatatttttcaaaactggttTATAAAAACTGGGTGATTCCAAACATAATATTTTATGTCCTAATTTATAGAAATTGGCTAATTTCTTAACAAGAAGCTAGCATTGCATTGTCTTCCATTGCTAAACCACTTTTTGCTTGTTTAATTACATCATGTTCTTTTGATTTCAcagattttatttttattatcactgtttttagaaataaagaaagagtGGCTAGTCACTGTGCATCTAAAAACTAAAAACTCACACTCACCCAGTTTTTAAAATAAAACAGTTTCTAGGAACCGAAGATAAAAAAAATGGTATAAAAACTAGAATGCTTCC
This portion of the Zea mays cultivar B73 chromosome 2, Zm-B73-REFERENCE-NAM-5.0, whole genome shotgun sequence genome encodes:
- the AP-17 gene encoding AP-2 complex subunit sigma; its protein translation is MIRFILLQNRQGKTRLAKYYVPLEDSEKHKVEYEVHRLVVNRDPKFTNFVEFRTHKVIYRRYAGLFFSICVDITDNELAYLECIHLFVEILDHFFSNVCELDLVFNFHKVYLILDEFILAGELQETSKKAIIERMGELEKLE